GCGATCCCGAAGGCCGCTGAATCGTGAGCGCGTACGAAGCCGTTATCGGCATCGAGTGTCATGTCGAGCTGAAGACGCGCACGAAGATGTTCTGCGGGTGCGCCAATGCATTCGGCGCGCAGCCGAACACTCTGGTCTGCCCGGTATGCCTCGCGCTGCCGGGAGCGCTGCCCGTTCCAAACCGCGTCGCGATCGAGCAGACGCTTCTCGCCGGCGTCGCGTTCGGCTCGGATATCCCGGCGTTCTCGAAGTTCGACCGAAAGAATTACTTCTATCCGGACATGCCGAAGAACTACCAGATATCGCAGTACGACATGCCGCTCGTCGTCGGCGGTGAGGTGCGGTATTGGCTGGAAGACGGCACGGCGGGTGCCTGTCCGCTCGTGCGGATTCATCTCGAGGAAGATACGGGAAAATCCACCCACGCCGGTTCCGGCGACGGGCGCATAGCCGGAAGCGCGTACTCGCTCGTCGACTTCAACCGTGCGGGCGTGCCGCTGATGGAGTGCGTCTCCGCACCCGAGCTGCACAGCGCGACCGAAGCCGTTGCGTATCTCGGTTCCCTGCGGCGTACGCTCCTCGAGCTCGGCGTGAGCGACGTAAAGATGGAGGAAGGCTCGCTTCGCTGCGATGCCAATGTCTCGGTACGCCTCGTCGGCGCACGCGAGCTGGGCACGAAGGTCGAAATCAAGAACATGAACTCATTTCGCTCCGTGCAGCGGGCGATCGAGAGCGAGATCGCCCGTCAGGTCACGCTGGTGGAGAGCGGTGAGCGCGTCGTACAGGAGACGCGCGGCTGGGACGAGATTCGCGGCGTCACGCATCCGATGCGCAGCAAGGAGCAGGCGCACGACTATCGCTACTTCCCGGATCCCGACCTCGTGCCGCTGGAAATCTCTGCAGCCGACGTCGAGCGCATGCGTGGAGAGCTTCCGGAGCTGCCCTGGCAACGCTTCGAGCGCTACACGGGCAAGTACGATCTCGGCGCGAAGCCGGCGACGCAGCTCATCGACAATCCGTCGCTCGCACGGTACTTCGATCGCGTCGTCGAGCTCAGCCGCAACCCGCAGCAGAGCACGAACTTCGTCTTGGGAGAGCTTTCTCGACTCGCGAACGAGACCGGAACTCCGGTTGCCGACTCGCCGATCGCGCCGGAGGCACTCTGTGAGGTGATCGCGCTGGTGGAGGGAAAGACGATCAACTCGAAGATCGCAAAAGAGCTCATCGAGCGGATGTGGGCTGGAGAAGTCTCCCCGAAGGCCATCGTGGAGCGCGAAGGACTCGCGCAGACGAGCGACCCCGCAGCAGTCGACGCGATCGTGGAAGAGGTGCTTGGGAAGCATGTCGACGTGGTTGCCGATTATCGCAGCGGAAAGACGAGCGTCGCTGGATATCTCGTCGGTCAAGTGATGAAGGCGTCGCGGGGGAAGGCCGATCCAGCGCTCGTCGCCGAACTCGTGAAGAAGCGCCTCGGCGCTTCGTAAGCCGATGCCGTTTGCCGACGAGCGGACGCTCGAGGCGCTGGAGTTCTCCGCCGTGCGCGAACGCGTCGTCTCTGCAACGCGCACGGAACGCGGGCGACGCTACGCGGAGTCGCTGCTTCCGGACGACGCGTTCGAACGCGTGCGCGCCGAGCAAGCACGAACAGCGGCCGCGCGCGAGCTCGTCGCTGCGGCAGATCTGCACGCGTTGCCTGCGGTCGAGACGCACCCGCTGACCGTGGCGGCCGAGCAAGGCCGGGTGCTCGCGCCGCGAGAGCTGCGTTTGGTAGGCGAGGCTGTCGCGGCAGCGGCTGCCGCGTATCGCGCGGTGCGCGACGACGCGACGCTGCGGGAGATCGGCGGTGCGTATGCGTCGCTCGAGCCGTTACGCAGGACGCTCGCGAATGCAATTGACGAACGCGACGTCATCCTCGATCGAGCGTCGCCGGCGCTGGGGCGCATTCGCCGCAGCGTGAAGCAGGCGCAGGAA
The nucleotide sequence above comes from Candidatus Dormiibacterota bacterium. Encoded proteins:
- the gatB gene encoding Asp-tRNA(Asn)/Glu-tRNA(Gln) amidotransferase subunit GatB — encoded protein: MSAYEAVIGIECHVELKTRTKMFCGCANAFGAQPNTLVCPVCLALPGALPVPNRVAIEQTLLAGVAFGSDIPAFSKFDRKNYFYPDMPKNYQISQYDMPLVVGGEVRYWLEDGTAGACPLVRIHLEEDTGKSTHAGSGDGRIAGSAYSLVDFNRAGVPLMECVSAPELHSATEAVAYLGSLRRTLLELGVSDVKMEEGSLRCDANVSVRLVGARELGTKVEIKNMNSFRSVQRAIESEIARQVTLVESGERVVQETRGWDEIRGVTHPMRSKEQAHDYRYFPDPDLVPLEISAADVERMRGELPELPWQRFERYTGKYDLGAKPATQLIDNPSLARYFDRVVELSRNPQQSTNFVLGELSRLANETGTPVADSPIAPEALCEVIALVEGKTINSKIAKELIERMWAGEVSPKAIVEREGLAQTSDPAAVDAIVEEVLGKHVDVVADYRSGKTSVAGYLVGQVMKASRGKADPALVAELVKKRLGAS